A single region of the Podospora pseudopauciseta strain CBS 411.78 chromosome 1, whole genome shotgun sequence genome encodes:
- the PHB2 gene encoding Prohibitin-2, subunit of the prohibitin complex (Phb1p-Phb2p) (COG:O; EggNog:ENOG503NVK6) → MANRNPFQDYMNKLQYAAQQTRSGGRMPGGGGGIAGGVAALAVLGGGALLFQSALFNVDGGHRAIKYRRISGVSKDIYTEGTHFVVPWFETPIVYDVRAKPRNVSSLTGTKDLQMVNITCRVLSRPEITALPQIYRTLGTDYDERVLPSIVNEVLKSVVAQFNASQLITQREMVAKLVRENLSRRAARFNILLDDVSLTHLAFSPEFTAAVEAKQVAQQEAQRAAFIVDKARQEKQAMVVKAQGEARSAELIGEAIKKNKSYLELKKLENARSIAQIIQEAGGKNRLLLDSEGLGLNVFDEENK, encoded by the exons ATGGCGAACCGCAATCCCTTCCAGGATTACATGAACAAGCTGCAGTATGCGGCCCAACAAACTCGCTCCGGAGGCAGAATGCccggcggaggtggtggcatcgcaggaggggttgctgctCTCGCTGTCCTTGGTGGTGGCGCCTTGCTGTTTCAGAGTGCGCTGTTCAACGTCGATGGTGGTCACAGAGCGATCAAGTACCGGAGAATAAGTGGTGTCAGCAAGGATATCTATACCGAAG GAACTCACTTTGTCGTCCCATGGTTCGAGACTCCTATTGTCTACGATGTTCGTGCTAAGCCGAGAAACGTTTCTTCCCTCACCGGTACCAAGGATCTTCAAATGGTCAACATCACCTGCCGTGTCCTCTCGAGACCCGAAATCACCGCCCTTCCTCAGATCTACCGCACTCTCGGCACCGACTATGACGAGCGTGTCCTCCCTTCGATTGTCAACGAAGTGCTGAAGAGCGTTGTTGCCCAGTTCAATGCCAGTCAGCTGATCACACAAAGAGAAATGGTTGCCAAGCTGGTTCGTGAGAACCTCTCCAGGAGAGCTGCGCGCTTCAACATTCTTCTGGACGACGTGTCTTTGACG CATCTTGCCTTCTCTCCTGAGTTCACAGCTGCCGTTGAAGCCAAGCAGGTTGCCCAACAAGAGGCTCAACGTGCCGCATTCATCGTCGACAAGGCTCGCCAGGAGAAGCAGGCCATGGTTGTCAAGGCTCAGGGTGAGGCTCGCTCTGCTGAGCTCATTGGTGAGGCtatcaagaagaacaagtCATATCTGGAGCTGAAGAAACTGGAGAACGCTCGTTCCATTGCCCAGATCATCCAGGAGGCTGGTGGCAAGAACAGACTGCTTCTTGACTCTGAGGGTCTTGGGTTGAACGTCTTTGATGAGGAGAACAAATAA